The Euphorbia lathyris chromosome 4, ddEupLath1.1, whole genome shotgun sequence genomic interval CCTGAAGAATGTTGCAAATAATCCCCAAGCTAAACACAACACGCTACCACTTAAACCGCCTATTCCGAGCAAAAGGGACGTTGCAAAAGATAGCAATGCGGCTGTACTTCTTCCGAACATAGCTTGCGCTATTCGTCCGCCTTCAAGTCTTCCACAGGGCAACAAATTCAGTGAAGTTACTACCATTCCTAAAAGTCCAGCAAAGGCGAGGGGATCAACAGGAACCCCGACGCCTTCCACTGCATAAGGCAATACATTCCCAAGGTCATCTGTATAAGGGCCAATGACATATTGGATAAAAGAAAGCAAAGGATTGTTGTAGAAGAATTGCGGTCTTATATACCTGCACGCTCAGGAATTGCGGTTTTACGTTAGCTTTTGTTTTCGGAGGAGAAATTGAATGGGAAATAAAGAAAGCTTACAATGCATTTTCGCCTCCGCTGAAACTACCATCAGCTACAAAAGCAGCAATTGCTAATACTAGAGATGTCAAATAGGCACTAGCTGTTCGTGCAACTGGAATGTCGAAAAGAGCTTTCTTGTTCGGAAGCAAAGACTCGTAGTTATTCATGACTCCTAAACATCCAGTCCAATTGGATGGTACAAGAAAAGACGGGCTTAGTTTAACTCCATAACGAGCTGCTGTTACCCTTGTTGCTATCTGCAAAACACATATGACACTTCATTCAATTGCTAGCTAAGTCAAAACATCACCCATTAAAGCAGCAGACATCAAATTCTCAATATAGGAAAGCTGTTCTTCTACTAAATCATAAATGATTAAAACATCCCAACACCTAAAATAAACATTTTGAATAAAAAGGCAATCCGGCCCTTCAACTTAACCCGCATTATCAATTTGCCCCAAAATCAGAAAGATCAGAACGATGAAATCAAATAATGCACATTATAAGTATATCCCTTACTTATAATATCACATTGCAACTAATTGTCCCCTTTTGTGCTAACTGCtagtagggctgtaaatgagccatATAAAAGCTCGATTGTGTTCGGCTTGATTTATAAACAAGCCGAGCTTAAGCACGTCGAAGCTCAGCTCCAAATCTCGTGAGCAGACtcgattataggttcatgagtaagctcgattataatgttcataagCACTCTCGTGAGTAAGCTTGGTTCGATCATTATTTTaacaataatatttctataataatatttctataaagggGAAATGTAAAACAATATTTCTATAAAGGGGAAATGTAAAACAATATAAGTTTGTGTAAAATTTAGTTAGATAGGTTTCAAAActgttaaagaaatttcaaatcaatatgATTAATGAGTTATTCGCGAGCAAAGTTCATGAAATGAATTAACGAACTGCTCGCGAGCAAAGTTTGTTAACAAGCTCACGAACGGAATATCGAGCACGAGCCCGTCAATTTTCTGACTAGCCGAGCTTGAACATGCCAGAGCTCGGTTCGGCTTGGCTCGGTTACAGCCCTAAATGCTAGTAAAAGAAGAATGCACATCATAAATATATATGCCTTGTAATTGTAAGACTTGAGAAATGGCCTGCATTCATTATATATGGCAGTAGCAATTTGAAGAGCAGAAAAACATCATCAAACAAACCCTTTAAACAAGCAGGGAATCCAAAAAAAGCTATTAATAAGTTAGGTTAAGTTAGATTAAATTGCTTACCTCAGAAACTCCCAAAATGGAGAGGAAGCCAGCAAAGAGAGGAACAACATTAGCCACATAGTCATCAATTGTGGCATCCGGTTTGAGGAAGAAGCCACTCATCAAAGCTATAGTCCCAAAAGTTGTAACACATAAAAGCACAGAACTCAAATAACCCCAAGGTGTGCTCAGTTTTGTTGATTCAAATTGCAGATCCATTTCTAACTTGGGTTGCACCACACAAGCCTTCAAAACAATTAAAGAATGAACTTCATTAAGTTAAGAAATTATACAACTCTCTGCTTCAAAATAAACTTTGAATATCAATCAGATTACCTGTTTAGTAATGTCATCATTATTTTCCTCCATGAACCACACCACAACATCTCTACCAGCTGCTTCAGATAGTTTTTTCTCAAGCTTAGGAATCACCTCTTCAATGGGTTTTCTTAAGTTTCCAATAAAAATTCCACCATCACCAAATCTTCTAACATCAGTTGCAAAGAATGTGTCAAATCCAAAACAACTCTTTAGCTGCCATTTCAACATCATAATACATCATCAGACTGCTGATTAGTCCTGAATTTAGAGATGTCTCATTagctaaacttgtttaaaacccATTACTCCCTTAAACTTGCTGAAACATCTCCAAAGTTCATgaaatcaattaattattaGGGACCTAATGCCTTAACCCTAGATTATAAGTACAAACACCTGTTAATCAATTTAAAACAGCATAATATATAAGATTAGAAGATCTTATTAAGAAAGGTTAATTACCTTGTTAAGATCAAGAGCTTTGAAAGTCTCTTCAGCTTTCTCCAATCTCTCTTTTTCTCTAGCCAAACTATCTCTAACTAATCTGTTAAACAAACCCACAATTGGGTTATCACTGCTTTCCCTATCAAGTTCCTTTAACTTTCTATCAGCCCTCTTCTTCTCCAACTTTATTGCTGCCTCAATTGAAGGATTACCCATAAATTTCTTAAATTCCTCATCTGTCTTCCAATCAATTTCCTGCTGTCTCTCTTTTTCCTCCTCAGATTTCTGGGTTTCTTCTTCACTCTCCTTTCTCTTGTCGGTTACCACAGCAACTGAAGATGAACTCTGCTCACTCTCTTGCTCATTTTTAACGGAAAATCTAATGGGTTGCAGAAAAGTTTCCTTTGTTAGAACTGAAAATGAGAACTGGGGTTTTCCCCCAAATTTGTGTTTTGTTGAACAAGATAAAAATGGGATCTTTCTGAGTTCACCGTCTTTCTCGTTTCTGAGGCTGAATTGAATGGATTGCTTCCTTGGTGAAATCCATGGTGAGAAAGAAGAATGTGGAGTGGTGAAGAGAGTGGTGGGTGCCATTGATAAAGGTGAAGACTTTGTTGGTCAGCAGCATCCATGGTCAACTGAAATTTAAAGAACATAGGAGGAATTCTCTAGACTGGAATGGAATGAATGTCTAGAAAGTTGGGGAAGCATAGCAACTGGACAATTTTGTAGAACAATGATTGATTATTAACTTTATTGTACCCCCGTAAAGAAAAAAACCCAGTACAAATAATGTGGCTGCGTAAATTTTTTGATATTGAAGCTGATCCATTTGGATTTTCCATTGGATAATACAGAGAAATAAATTACGAATAATAAATAattggcttaatttcaaataaatagtCGGTGTTTTACGTTTTTCAGATGTAAATGATATTTACTCCTCTTGATAGAAAAATCATACTATCATACAAAAGGTTATTGATGACAACTAATCCTAATTAATTCTTAAACACGTGTAGGGGACTACCTAAGAATATCAGAAGTTCTCGCATCTGTCGAGCAAACCTTGCCGCCGACCTCCTTTTCCCTCACTCCCACCGACCGCCGTTGCTTCCCTCACCCTCCTTCACTAAAGTTCTCACCTCTCAGAATCGACCCTCGCCATCCCTCATCACCGGCGACTTCGCGAGTAGTATGGAGTCAATCATTGACAGAAGCGCTCGGATTACTCTAGAGGAGGAAGTTAATTCCGGACTTGTGCTGCAACAGGAGGAAACGGAATCGCTACCCCGGCCACAGAGCTGGAGTTTAATTGGTACTTTCCTCACGGACCGTCCGATTAAAAGCTCATTTATGAAAACGACTCTAGCGGTTTGTTGAAGATATGGGGCCAAACCTATTCCGTTTCGAGTTCTATCATCCGTGGGAGCGAGATAGAGTTGTACAGGGAGGCCCCTGGACTTTTGAGCAACATTTACTAATCCTCAAACAATTGGAGGAAGGACAAAACCCGATGGATGTTGAATTATCTCAAGCCGATTTCTGGATTCAGGTACATGATCTCCCAGTTGGCTTTATGTCTGAACGTGTTGCAGCTAGCATTGGTAATTTTGTAGGAGTTTTCCTAGAAGTGGATCCGAATAATTTCACAGGGATTGCGAGAACATATTTACATATCAGAGTATCAATCAATGTATTCTCCCCATTGAAACGAAAAATGCAGATTAGTGTGACTGGTGGTACTGTGTTTTGGGTCAACTTCAAGTATGAGCGTTTGCCAACGTTCTGTTTTGTCTGTGGGCATATCAGGCATGCTGATAAATTTTGCCCAGCCCTACTGCAGGTGACTGATCCGTCAGCAGTGGAGAGACCTTATGGACCTGGGCTTAGAGCTCCCACTCGCCGCTCCTCGGTTCAGCCACAGTCGAAGTTCCTTTTGAATCGTCCTCCTCAACTAGTGGCTCAAACTAGAAGTCCTACTGGGCCTAATAACAATACAGGGATGGAATCAACAACTCGTCCTGTGTGCATTCCAAAGGTAGCCTCAGTAATCCCGCCAGGCTTTGGTAACAGAGGCAAGGGTTCAGTTGGTGCAGGGGATAAAGAAAATGATCCTCGGGGTGGTATCAAAAAAACTATTGGTGCTACAGAAGAGTTTGTGAAAGAAGGTATTGAGTTTTCTGATCCTAAGCGGAAGAGGACGGGGGTTGACAGTAAACAGAGCAACTCGACAGTGCTTATGGAAATGGCGAAGAACAGTATGCAGGACAGTAATCTCAATATCAGTGGAATCTCAGAGGCGAGTCGCGGACCCCCGGCTCGCGATGACAAATGAGTCTCTTATCTTGGAACTGCTGGGGGATCGGGAATGCCCGGACAGTTCGTCAGCTGGTCGACTTTGCTAGAAGTCTTCATCCCGAGTTCATCTTCCTAATGGAGGTCAAGTGTAGTCGTTTAAAAGTTGAAGCCCTTAAGAAGAAGCTCTCCTTCCACGGTTTGTTCTTCGTTGACCCTGTTAATAATGGAGGGGGTCTAGCTCTTCTGTGGAAAACGCCTAACTCTGTCCATCTGTTAGGCTTCTCTTCTAACTATATTGATTTCAAAGTTACTTTACTAGGTTTGCTggagtatcgattaaccggtTTTTATGGTTATCCTGAAAGGTCTCGGAGGGCGGATTCTTTGCAGATGTTAAGAAGTCTATATTCAAATAGTGATGATCCTTGGGTAGTGATTGGTGATTTCAATGACATCCTCTCTCAATCAGAAAAACAGGGCGGCAATAGACACCCTCCCGCGCTTCTGAGAGGTTTTAACGCAGCGGTAACTGACTGTGGTTTGGCTGAAGTTCATATGACAGGGTATGAGTATACTTGGGAGAGAGGTAGGGGTACTGCTAGTGCTATTGAGGAGAAACTTGATCGAGCTCTTGCTAACACTAGATGGTTTTCTCTGTTCAGTTCCGCGGTTGTCAGTAATGAAGATGCTCACTGTAGTGACCATTCTATGCTCTTCCTATCCCTGCTCAGCAACACAGGGCCTGGGAGTAGGCGGTTCCGTTTTGAAAACTCCTGGACTGAGGAGGCGGACTGTCTGGATCAGATTAAGGCAGCTTGGCAAGACGGTACTAACAACAATCTCCTAAATAAGCAAGGAAAGTGTGGCGAGATTCTTGAGAAGTGGGGAATGGCTGTTCGGAATCGCTTTAAGAAAGAGATTCGGCACTGTCGACAGGTTATAAAAAGGCTAAAAGATAAAGATAGTGTGGCGGACCGTGAGTCCTTTGCTCAAGCGCGCAGTCGCCTTGAAGAGCTTCTCCTTCAACAGGAGATGTACTGGAAGTAGAGAAGCAAGGCACTTTGGCTTAAGGCAGGAGATCTGAACTCTAAATTTTTCCATTCGACAGCTAGCATCAGACGAAAGAAGAATGAGATCAGAAAATTGAAAGATGAGGCAGGTAACTGGATCGACTGGAACtcaggtttgtcttctcttATTTCTAATTACTTCAAGGACATATTCTCTTCTTCTGGTTGTGTGGCTGCTCCTGTACTGAGTCATGTTTCTTCAAAAATTTCTGTTGAGATGAATACGGAATTGTTACAACCTTATACAGAGAATGAAATTAAGAAGGCAGTATTCTCCATGCACCCAGATAAAAGCCCTGGCCTTGATGGGTTCAACCCATGCTTTTATCAACACTATTGGGGCTTGGTTGGACCGGATGTTGTTCAGTCTTGTATAAAGTGGCTAAATGAGGGGGCTTTTCCTGAGAGCATTCATGATACCAACATTGTCCTGATTCCAAAGAAGGCAACGCCTGAGAGAGTCTCTGATCTGAGACCAATTGCGTTATGCAATGTCATATACAAAATTTTGGCCAAGGTAATTGCTAATAGACTCAAAAGGGTACTGAATACCATCATCTCTCCAACCCAAAGTGCTTTTATTCCAGGGCGCCTTATTACAGACAATGTTATGCTGGCCTTTGAGGTTAATCATTACCTAGAGCATAAAACTCGAGGGCGACAAGGATATGTATCTCTTAAGCTTGACATGGCTAAAGCATATGACCGAGTGGAGTGGGGTTTTTTGGGACAGATGATGCAGAAATTGGGCTTTGATGACAGATGGATATCCCTGGTTATGTAGTGTGTTACTAAGGTCAGGTACAGTGTTATTCACAATAATCAGACTATTGGCCCCATATTGCCGCAGCGCGGACTTCGACAAGGGGGCCCTATTTCCCCGTATCTCTTTCTAATTTGTGCGGATGGGTTGTCTGCCTCTCTTCAGGCTCTTGAAGCTCACGGTCTGATTCACGGGTGTCGTATTACGAGGTCAGCTCCATCTATTTCTCATTtattttttgctgatgacagcTACCTGTTTTTCAAAGCCAGTAGCGAGGAGAGTCTGGAGGTTCTCAATTGTTTGCACCAATATGAAGCAGCTTCTGGGCAAAAAGTGAACTTCACAAAATCATCTATCTCTTTCAGTAAGAACTGTAATGCTGACCTGCGACTTGCTTTAAGCACATTATTTGGGATCTCCCGAGGAACGGGTACTGCTACATACCTGGGTTTGCCAGTGATAGTGGGTCTTCCAGTATATTGCTGACAGGGTCAGGGCTAGAGTAACAGGATGGAAATCTAAACTCTTATCCAGGGCAGGTAAAGAAGTTCTCCTTAAATCTGTCATCCAGGCTCTTCCCTCATATGCCATGAGCTTATTTTTGCTTCCCCAACTTCTTTGTGCGGATCTGGAGCGCATGATGAACTCATTCTGGTGGGGCTCGTCAGGCACAGCTGAGAGAGGTATCCACTGGAAATCATGGGAGAAGCTGTGTTTACCAAAGGCGGAAGGAGGTTTGGGCTTCCGTAGATTACACCTGTTTAATGTTGCTCTGTTGGCTAAACAAGGCTGGCGCCTGCTTACCAGCCCGGACTCCCTATTGGCCCGTGTCTACAAAGCCAGGTACTACCCCACTACCTCTTTTCTAGAAGCTGAGGTGGGCACTAAGCCCAGCTTCATTTGGCGTAGTATTCATGCAGCCCAGTCACTTGTATCTTCTTGAGCTAGGAGAGTGGTTGGGACTGGGGAATCTATTAAAATTTGGGATGAACCTTGGCTCCCGGATCTGATTAATCCATATGTCGAATGTCATCCTCTAACTGGCTTGGATAGTGACAAGGTGGCGAGTCTTCGGTCTGTATCAGGAGGCTGGGACCTGCAACTCATAAGAGGTATTTTTGTAGAAAGAGATATCGAGCTTATTCGCAGCATTCCTCTTAGTTTACGGGCTGTTGGTGACTCGTGGGAATGGTTCTGGGACTCAAGAGGGAAATTCTCAGTGAAGAGTGCCTATTGGCAATTGCAGTTACTTCAGATCGGGCCCCAAGTGAACCCACTAGCTGCTGGATTTCAGTGGGAATCAGTCTGGTCTCTTAAGGTATCTCCTAAGATTAAAAATATGTTGTGGCGAACCTTATCCGACTGCCTCCCATCGCTGCAAGCGCTCAGATCCCGTAAGGTCCCAATTAGCAATATCTGTCCTATGTGCAATCTAATGGAGGAGGATAATCTTCATGCGCTAATTACATGTAGAAGAGCTCGGTTATTCTGGTGTTTGACAGGTTTGGTTGGTCTGATTGACGGTTGTTCGTCGTTCTTGGATTTTTGGAGGAAAGTG includes:
- the LOC136227966 gene encoding probable zinc metallopeptidase EGY3, chloroplastic, with the protein product MAPTTLFTTPHSSFSPWISPRKQSIQFSLRNEKDGELRKIPFLSCSTKHKFGGKPQFSFSVLTKETFLQPIRFSVKNEQESEQSSSSVAVVTDKRKESEEETQKSEEEKERQQEIDWKTDEEFKKFMGNPSIEAAIKLEKKRADRKLKELDRESSDNPIVGLFNRLVRDSLAREKERLEKAEETFKALDLNKLKSCFGFDTFFATDVRRFGDGGIFIGNLRKPIEEVIPKLEKKLSEAAGRDVVVWFMEENNDDITKQACVVQPKLEMDLQFESTKLSTPWGYLSSVLLCVTTFGTIALMSGFFLKPDATIDDYVANVVPLFAGFLSILGVSEIATRVTAARYGVKLSPSFLVPSNWTGCLGVMNNYESLLPNKKALFDIPVARTASAYLTSLVLAIAAFVADGSFSGGENALYIRPQFFYNNPLLSFIQYVIGPYTDDLGNVLPYAVEGVGVPVDPLAFAGLLGMVVTSLNLLPCGRLEGGRIAQAMFGRSTAALLSFATSLLLGIGGLSGSVLCLAWGLFATFFRGGEELPCKNEISPLGNDRYGWGIVLGLICFLTLFPNGGGTFSTPFLSDPFFRGGL